In Zingiber officinale cultivar Zhangliang chromosome 6A, Zo_v1.1, whole genome shotgun sequence, a single genomic region encodes these proteins:
- the LOC121995029 gene encoding uncharacterized protein LOC121995029, giving the protein MSNGIQVAKQIEHSLGNGMERLSEAQNRDVELLIWENKENAGISNKKLRKTRRCTEQASNFKSRCYGETRGAIPKKPRSLRTPRIRPKLDEVKETMINEDKFSTSAAESKPTFESELRDDASENWNMRIRNLKCGFRRKKHNKIWTLTEVIKLIEVFLIAESADGLKSRSIHFQHLLSAILLISRSLMLLISACLVKFDA; this is encoded by the exons ATGTCTAACGGCATCCAAGTTGCTAAACAGATTGAACATTCTCTTGGGAATGGAATGGAAAGGCTTTCTGAAGCACAGAATCGTGATGTTGAGCTTTTGATTtgggaaaataaagaaaatgctGGTATATCAAACAAGAAATTGCGCAAGACGAGAAGATGTACTGAACAAGCTTCAAACTTTAAATCCAGATGCTACGGAGAAACCAGAG GTGCAATTCCAAAGAAACCGAGAAGTCTACGCACTCCTAGAATTCGTCCAAAACTTGATGAG GTAAAAGAGACCATGATAAATGAGGACAAATTCTCAACTTCAGCAGCTGAATCTAAACCCACATTTGAGTCTGAATTGCGAGATGATGCATCAGAAAACTGGAACATGAGAATTAGAAATTTAAAATGTGGATTTAGAAGGAAGAAGCACAATAAGATTTGGACACTCACAGAGGTGATTAAGCTTATTGAGGTGTTTCTCATTGCGGAGTCGGCAGATGGATTGAAATCAAGAAGTATTCATTTCCAGCATTTGCTTTCCGCAATTCTATTGATCTCAAGGTCCTTGATGCTTCTCATCTCAGCATGCTTAGTCAAATTTGatgcctaa